The genomic region TTGTTACCGTCTAGAAACGGATGATTTTAGCAAGGTGATAGAGGTAAGCCGCAGCTTGTGTAGAAAGAGTGGGATGTAGCAATTCTCCAAAAAAGGTAGTTTGAGGTTGTGCTAAAGCTGAATCTAGCAATCCCTCATCTCTAATACCGTCGAGTCCACCAAATCTTTCAACTTGACGTTGGTGAA from Chroococcidiopsis sp. SAG 2025 harbors:
- a CDS encoding Fic family protein, with amino-acid sequence MQIPEFVPKADVLAIHQRQVERFGGLDGIRDEGLLDSALAQPQTTFFGELLHPTLSTQAAAYLYHLAKIIRF